In Planctomycetaceae bacterium, the DNA window TGTTGACGCCCGTTGGCTGCACAATACTGCGATCACACCCGTGAATCCATTGCAACCGTGTTCCGGAAACGTCCGCTACGTTGAAACGCCTGCGGTCCCGTACACACTGTGACATCGCCAACACAGGGTAACTGGCTGTCGATTATTGCCGTTACGGTGAAGTCAGCCTGATCTGCCACCACGGGCTCATCGAGCAGACCTCAGCCGCGCGATGGCACTCCGCTGCGGCGATATCGGTTTTGTCCCGAAACGAACAACTCCGGCAGCAGAGTTGTTCCCAGGCCCGGATCAGTCGGAAGCAGCAGCCGGCCGTCTTCGACTACCGGTTGGCGATCGATCAGGTGGTCGTAAAACGTGCGAATGTGAGCCCGCACGGTTTCCTGGAACACGACGTTCGCCGATGCAGCGGCGCAGTGCAGACCGGCGAACAGAGTCAGCGGGCCGGTGCAGTCGTGCATGGTGGCGGGTACGTTGAAGGCCTGAGCCAGCTCGATGATTCGTCGTGTTTCGCTGATGCCGCTGGCCCATGTTGGGTCGATCATGACATAGTCGGCGGCTTTGGCATTCAGCAGCGACACGTATGATCCTCGCCCTGCGCAGCATTTCCGTCGCGGCAATCGGCAGGTTCTGACTGACGGCGAAGTCCGCCAGCGTTTCGACATTGTCGACTCGCAGGACGTCCTCCAGCCACAGTGGGTTGATCTCCCGCACGGCAGCGGCGATACGCAGTGCCGACGGCAGTTGGAAGAACGGCTGACCTTCGATCATGATTTCCCGATGCGATTACCGACACGGTCCTGGGATTTCCGAAGCGGCTTCATTCCGGCTTTCGACGTCCGCCGTAAATGTACAACCCGCCGTTGCGATGCACGAAGCGGTCGAACGGCCAGACTTTCATCCCGGCGATTCCCTCCGCGACAAGTTCTTCCGCCAGATCGCCGGCGGCATGGAAGGAAGACCAGTTGTCCTGGAGCGGGCCGGGTTGACCTTCGTCGCCGTAGCCCGGCCAGCCGGGATGTCTCGCCGCGTTTGCGGCAGAACCTTTCACCGCGCCGTAGCCAGGTCCGCCACAGGTGTTGTAGACGCGAACTCGCGGCTGGACGGCACCGCCGAGCAGCTTCCAGACCGGCTGACCGCAGACCTGCCCCAGCAGATCCCACAGCGCGACGTCGACGGCTGACAGAGCCCGCATTTCCGCTCCCGGCGCGCCGAACGCGGAGCAGCGTTCGTACAGGAATCGCCAGTGAGCCTCGATGTCAGTGGCTTCCGCACCCAGCAGCCGCTCGGCCATCCAGTCGTGAACGAGCGATTCGATCGCATGAGGCGTGTAGTACGTTTCGCCGCAGCCAACCAGTCCATCGTCTGTGTGAATGCGGACGAGAATCAGGTTGGGCATGATGGCCGCGGGAATCGCGGTTTCGATGGCAGTGATTGTGGGCATGTGCTTCGGGCCGTGTGTCGAGGGTCGAACGATGCAGTCAGATTCCGTTCGTGGTTTGGACGTTCGCCGCCGTGCCATGCAGCAGCCCGCGAATGTAACCGAAAGCGAACAATCGTCCGAGCATCGTGTAGCCGGGTTCACCGGAATCTTCACCTTCCAGCTGAGGCACATGGTCCGGCCGGATCGGTCCGTCGAAGCCGATTTCGCGCAGAGCACGAACCGCCGCGGCCATGTCCGTCGGGCCGTTGTCATGAAAGGTTTCGACGAACGATTCCGCGTTGCCTCGCACGTCGCGAAAATGAACGCACTGAATGTGGCGTCCGAGCC includes these proteins:
- a CDS encoding enolase C-terminal domain-like protein; the encoded protein is MSLLNAKAADYVMIDPTWASGISETRRIIELAQAFNVPATMHDCTGPLTLFAGLHCAAASANVVFQETVRAHIRTFYDHLIDRQPVVEDGRLLLPTDPGLGTTLLPELFVSGQNRYRRSGVPSRG